Sequence from the candidate division WOR-3 bacterium genome:
AGTAAGTGTAAATCCGTATGTTTCGAAGGGTGCAAGAGAAATAATTGTTGAGAATATACAACAGGAAACTATGGAACTTGAGCTTCCTCAACCTCCACCTAAACCGAAGATAGCAGTTGAGATAGAGGAGGCTGAGCCACAGGAAGAAAATGTCCAGGAAACGATAGGAGAGACAACGGGTGATATTGAGGAGATTATACTTCCGACCCCTGAGCCAGGTCAGGTTTTCAATGAGTTTGAAGTTGAGGAAAAGCCTGTTTTAATTAAAAAGGTTGACCCCGAATATCCAGAGGTAGCGAGGCAGCTTGGTATCCAGGGTAAGGGTAGGGCATTGGTAATAGTAGGACCTGATGGAAGGGTGGTTAAAATTGAGAGCATAGTGGTTGATAATGAGATTTTTAGAGAACCTATAGAAAAGGCTGCATTACAGTGTATTTTTAAACCCGCAAAGCAAGCAGGTATTCCTGTTTCAGTTAGGGTTGTTATTCCTTTTATATTTAAATTAACAAAATAGAAAAGGAGGTAAATTTATGGATCTAAAGCTAAAAAGTATTTTCCTGCTCATAGGTGTATTTTTAACTATCCTATGGGC
This genomic interval carries:
- a CDS encoding energy transducer TonB, encoding MFDPREKYDLIFQISLSITLVIFILLFIGLKVSVNPYVSKGAREIIVENIQQETMELELPQPPPKPKIAVEIEEAEPQEENVQETIGETTGDIEEIILPTPEPGQVFNEFEVEEKPVLIKKVDPEYPEVARQLGIQGKGRALVIVGPDGRVVKIESIVVDNEIFREPIEKAALQCIFKPAKQAGIPVSVRVVIPFIFKLTK